One part of the Bdellovibrio bacteriovorus genome encodes these proteins:
- the rpsB gene encoding 30S ribosomal protein S2, with amino-acid sequence MAQVTMKEMLDAGVHFGHQTQRWNPKMKPYVYTARGGIHIIDLQKTVVRANKAAEFVKEIAANGGRLIFVGTKKQAIEPIQEAAAKCGQYYVTKRWLGGMMTNFETIKSSIDRLRKIDTMKEKGEFNYLTKKERAKLEKEYLRLTDFLAGIRDMKEMPSAMFVVDLPKEHIAVAEAKRLGIPVVAIADTNSDPESVEYAIPGNDDAIRSIKLFSNLVADAYLEGAKEWEGKLRTMTDKQSDVAKEAKADGKEEAPKRRGAGAKAGAKEAPKKSAGPAVVKATKSRKLVAAGTAEEVEIQAELEQGQSDESAE; translated from the coding sequence ATGGCACAAGTGACCATGAAAGAAATGCTAGACGCTGGCGTCCACTTCGGACATCAAACACAGCGTTGGAACCCAAAGATGAAACCTTATGTATACACAGCTCGCGGCGGTATTCACATTATCGACCTGCAAAAGACTGTTGTACGCGCAAACAAAGCTGCTGAGTTCGTAAAAGAAATCGCTGCTAACGGTGGTCGTTTGATCTTCGTTGGTACTAAAAAACAAGCGATCGAACCAATCCAAGAAGCTGCAGCAAAATGCGGTCAGTACTATGTTACTAAGCGTTGGTTGGGTGGCATGATGACGAACTTCGAAACGATCAAGTCTTCTATCGATCGTCTTCGCAAGATCGACACCATGAAAGAAAAAGGTGAATTCAACTACCTGACTAAGAAAGAGCGCGCGAAGCTTGAAAAAGAATACCTTCGCCTGACTGATTTCCTTGCTGGTATCCGCGACATGAAGGAAATGCCTTCCGCAATGTTCGTAGTTGATTTGCCAAAAGAGCACATCGCAGTTGCTGAAGCAAAACGCTTGGGCATCCCGGTTGTTGCTATCGCTGATACAAACTCTGATCCAGAGTCTGTTGAATACGCGATCCCAGGCAATGACGATGCTATCCGCTCCATCAAGTTGTTCTCCAACTTGGTAGCTGATGCTTACCTTGAAGGTGCTAAAGAGTGGGAAGGTAAACTTCGCACTATGACTGACAAGCAATCTGACGTTGCTAAAGAAGCAAAAGCAGATGGCAAGGAAGAAGCTCCTAAGAGACGTGGTGCTGGCGCGAAAGCCGGAGCAAAAGAAGCTCCTAAGAAATCCGCTGGTCCTGCAGTTGTTAAAGCCACTAAATCTCGCAAACTTGTTGCTGCTGGTACAGCAGAAGAAGTTGAGATCCAAGCTGAGCTTGAACAAGGCCAGTCTGACGAATCCGCAGAGTAA
- the frr gene encoding ribosome recycling factor has protein sequence MAIADVKKNAQAKMEKTLNSLSEELKKVRTGRAQVSMLDGIRVNYYGTPSPLSQVASISTPDAKSFLIAPWEVAILKDIEQAIIKSELGMAPMNDGKVIRLKVPDLTEERRKDLAKQVKKIAEEARVAVRMARRDANDEVKKLQKDKAVSEDEGKKAEADIQKVTDDFIKKVDQVADEKEKAILTI, from the coding sequence ATGGCTATCGCAGACGTTAAAAAGAATGCACAAGCAAAAATGGAAAAGACTTTGAACTCTTTGTCTGAAGAACTTAAAAAAGTTCGTACAGGCCGTGCTCAGGTTTCCATGCTGGACGGTATCCGTGTGAACTACTACGGAACTCCATCCCCGCTATCCCAGGTGGCTTCTATCTCCACTCCGGATGCAAAATCCTTCCTGATTGCACCTTGGGAAGTCGCTATCCTTAAAGACATCGAACAAGCGATCATCAAGTCTGAACTGGGCATGGCCCCAATGAACGACGGTAAAGTGATTCGTTTGAAAGTTCCTGACCTGACTGAAGAGCGCCGTAAAGACCTGGCGAAACAAGTTAAAAAGATCGCTGAAGAAGCACGCGTCGCTGTTCGTATGGCTCGTCGTGACGCCAACGATGAAGTTAAAAAACTTCAAAAAGACAAAGCTGTCAGCGAAGACGAAGGCAAAAAAGCCGAAGCAGACATCCAAAAAGTAACTGACGATTTCATCAAAAAAGTGGATCAGGTTGCTGACGAAAAAGAAAAAGCGATCCTGACCATCTAA
- a CDS encoding M23 family metallopeptidase, with amino-acid sequence MNLHLVTLVSAFLLAFTSYQSAQAGASTFTAKPVRLGDNLISILRQHGFSQSERESVVGSNSKLRNLFLTLDTRYLVRQSKGETELRMFDSQTSDAFRIVKKSGRVQAFAYDPQYKISHARVEGKVYGSLLGSILSKINSNWVATRFMDAYAFDIAPRAVSRGADFWLVVERKFEQGQFVKYGEVLQTSLDINGRPVQKKFVRNNKGGGVFFAAGDLLENKPFYAPVDYLKIASRFKPNRVHPITKRLQPHLGIDFELPVGEPVYAPRKGTVVRYGRNHAAGNYIILLHSNGMETAYNHLHRIDKRIRQGLRVSAGERIGEVGCTGYCTRPHLHFAVKKKGRMVDPIKYIKSYPSHMEAMLEARVAAN; translated from the coding sequence ATGAATCTTCACCTCGTAACACTAGTGAGTGCATTTCTTTTGGCATTCACATCCTATCAATCGGCCCAGGCCGGAGCCAGCACATTTACCGCAAAACCTGTTCGTCTTGGCGACAATCTGATTTCAATTCTGCGCCAGCATGGCTTTTCTCAGAGTGAACGTGAATCAGTTGTAGGCTCTAACAGCAAGCTTCGCAACCTCTTCCTCACTCTCGACACACGCTATCTGGTTCGCCAATCCAAGGGCGAAACCGAGCTGCGCATGTTTGATTCTCAAACTTCGGACGCTTTCCGCATCGTTAAAAAATCCGGCAGGGTTCAGGCCTTCGCTTATGATCCGCAGTACAAAATCAGCCATGCACGCGTGGAAGGAAAAGTGTACGGATCCCTGCTGGGAAGCATCCTTTCCAAAATCAACAGCAACTGGGTGGCGACCCGCTTTATGGATGCCTATGCCTTTGATATCGCCCCCAGAGCCGTCAGCCGTGGCGCTGATTTCTGGCTGGTGGTGGAAAGAAAGTTCGAACAGGGTCAGTTCGTGAAATACGGAGAGGTTCTGCAGACTTCACTGGATATCAATGGCCGACCAGTTCAGAAAAAGTTTGTCCGTAACAACAAAGGTGGAGGCGTCTTCTTTGCCGCCGGCGACCTGCTTGAAAACAAGCCGTTCTATGCACCAGTAGATTATCTGAAAATCGCCAGCCGCTTTAAACCCAACCGCGTTCATCCGATCACCAAACGCCTGCAACCGCACCTGGGAATCGACTTTGAGCTTCCGGTGGGCGAGCCGGTATATGCTCCCCGCAAGGGCACAGTGGTCCGTTATGGGCGCAATCACGCCGCGGGCAACTATATCATCCTGCTGCACTCCAATGGGATGGAAACGGCCTATAATCACCTGCATCGCATTGATAAAAGAATCCGCCAGGGCTTAAGAGTTTCTGCCGGGGAAAGAATCGGCGAAGTGGGTTGCACAGGTTACTGCACCCGCCCGCATCTGCATTTCGCCGTAAAGAAAAAGGGTCGAATGGTCGACCCTATCAAATACATCAAATCTTATCCATCGCACATGGAAGCGATGCTGGAAGCGCGCGTAGCTGCAAACTAG
- the tsf gene encoding translation elongation factor Ts, which produces MSISATLVKELREKTNAGMMDCKKALEATSGDFNAAVEWLRVKGLGAAAKKADRIAAEGAVFAELHGNTGVVVEINSETDFVARNDGFKALAGNVVAHLAKTNLEGDVLAQPYAADSSKKLGDLFTEATATIGEKIVLRRHEKYTATATSLVHTYLHGEGKIGVMVEASVSKPEAANAPALKTFAQDVALHIAAMNPMAISSEQIPADVVAKEKEILTAKNLESGKKPEMIEKIVEGQIRKFLAENCLLDQPFVKNPDMKVSDLAKAVGKEIGADVTVKRFVRFELGAGIEKKTNDFAAEVAAQMKGH; this is translated from the coding sequence ATGTCTATTTCCGCTACTCTTGTTAAAGAGCTAAGAGAAAAAACTAACGCAGGTATGATGGATTGCAAAAAGGCGCTTGAGGCGACTTCTGGCGATTTCAATGCTGCTGTTGAATGGTTGCGCGTAAAAGGTCTTGGCGCTGCCGCTAAGAAAGCTGACCGTATTGCTGCTGAAGGCGCTGTCTTCGCAGAACTTCATGGCAACACTGGTGTTGTTGTTGAAATCAACTCTGAGACTGACTTCGTTGCTCGTAACGATGGTTTCAAAGCATTGGCTGGCAACGTAGTTGCCCACTTGGCTAAGACAAACCTTGAAGGTGATGTATTGGCTCAGCCTTACGCTGCTGATTCTTCCAAAAAGCTGGGTGATTTGTTCACTGAAGCAACTGCTACTATCGGTGAAAAAATCGTTCTTCGTCGTCACGAAAAATACACTGCAACTGCAACTTCCCTGGTACACACGTACCTGCACGGCGAAGGCAAGATCGGTGTTATGGTTGAAGCCTCCGTTTCCAAGCCAGAAGCTGCAAACGCTCCTGCATTGAAAACTTTCGCTCAAGACGTTGCATTGCACATCGCTGCGATGAACCCAATGGCGATCTCTTCTGAACAGATCCCTGCGGATGTTGTTGCTAAAGAGAAAGAAATCCTGACTGCAAAAAATCTTGAGTCCGGCAAAAAACCAGAAATGATCGAAAAGATCGTTGAAGGTCAAATCCGCAAGTTCCTTGCTGAAAACTGCCTTCTTGATCAGCCATTCGTTAAGAACCCGGACATGAAAGTGTCTGACCTGGCGAAAGCTGTTGGCAAAGAAATCGGCGCAGACGTAACTGTAAAACGTTTCGTTCGCTTCGAACTGGGCGCTGGTATCGAAAAGAAAACCAACGACTTCGCAGCTGAAGTTGCTGCTCAGATGAAAGGACACTAG
- a CDS encoding NAD(P)-binding protein: protein MAHIYDYAIIGSGLTGLSIAAALSRETKNIALIEAADLPFGSNKKVNFPTGPMNNGLRFVPDSVLSEKALRFLGSLIDVNVAPEASEEAPVTYEGGNFKTFLGFGENPPAFYEEFSYFTSSKRLDLAVEPYQWTQMLFEKFTGTFMPRSYVTKFHQEGERVTHVTVNGSKTVHAQNFIFAGSVKDLALLLPEDAISVRARTKLAKNTYWTSLCLDICHAKPVTDSTAMHVLNGTTQDEIGPCVGKFHAPVEVEGAPLQASQWMTFIEQEVTEDSEVVGTALKKIKRQIKRAYPEALDNVKLERIFVTPIIAGNGDIKLSANMTMPELENLWIASATVHEQKNLVGALLQAEMVVASLGFKVEASEMPSVSDESESMTEAAL from the coding sequence ATGGCTCATATCTACGATTACGCAATTATTGGCAGCGGACTTACCGGACTTAGCATCGCAGCGGCACTTAGCCGCGAAACAAAGAATATCGCCCTGATTGAAGCGGCCGATCTTCCTTTTGGCTCCAACAAAAAGGTCAACTTCCCGACCGGACCGATGAATAACGGTCTGCGCTTTGTTCCGGACTCTGTGCTTTCTGAAAAAGCCCTGCGCTTTTTGGGAAGCCTGATTGACGTGAATGTGGCACCGGAAGCTTCTGAAGAAGCTCCTGTGACCTACGAAGGCGGAAACTTCAAAACCTTCCTGGGTTTTGGTGAAAACCCACCGGCGTTCTATGAAGAGTTCAGCTACTTCACTTCCAGCAAACGCCTGGATCTGGCGGTGGAGCCTTATCAGTGGACCCAGATGCTGTTTGAAAAATTCACCGGCACTTTCATGCCGCGTTCTTATGTGACCAAGTTCCACCAGGAAGGCGAGCGCGTGACTCACGTCACGGTGAACGGTTCCAAGACTGTGCACGCTCAGAACTTCATCTTTGCCGGCTCTGTGAAGGATCTGGCTTTGCTTCTTCCGGAAGACGCGATCTCTGTTCGCGCCCGCACGAAGCTTGCTAAAAACACTTACTGGACTTCTTTGTGCCTGGATATCTGCCACGCCAAACCGGTGACGGACTCCACGGCGATGCACGTTTTGAACGGCACCACTCAGGATGAAATCGGCCCATGCGTGGGCAAGTTCCATGCGCCGGTTGAAGTTGAGGGTGCACCTTTGCAGGCGTCCCAGTGGATGACCTTCATCGAACAGGAAGTGACTGAAGACAGCGAAGTTGTGGGGACGGCTTTGAAGAAAATCAAACGCCAGATCAAACGCGCTTATCCGGAAGCTTTGGACAACGTGAAGCTTGAAAGAATCTTTGTGACTCCGATCATCGCGGGCAATGGCGACATCAAACTAAGCGCCAATATGACAATGCCGGAACTTGAAAATCTGTGGATTGCCTCTGCAACCGTGCACGAGCAGAAGAACCTGGTCGGCGCTCTTTTGCAGGCCGAAATGGTCGTGGCATCTTTGGGCTTCAAAGTTGAAGCATCTGAAATGCCTTCTGTATCCGATGAATCTGAATCCATGACAGAGGCTGCTCTTTAA
- a CDS encoding CFI-box-CTERM domain-containing protein encodes MTELHPVDPELISKLQAAGESNLPPQVCAGCISDLKRTVATSSGGVLMQQERAREQHRLQLWKSRVMLIKKARMCMGQKLYSEAAISYEKYLKILDIVFDIKKGEKLKPEAFKESARTTELTVVASVYWDLLRIYDTHEKYQDRMMNAAKQLSMFIQFTPIYPDIIRKAESFQKTAKNPQIVKQFLKMSDKERPRCFIATSAFENPAAFEVMQLRAFRDTQLRTHNWGRKFIAVYYKYSPRIACLLDKHSWLKPSVRAALRVLIKCVSR; translated from the coding sequence GTGACCGAATTGCACCCGGTGGATCCGGAGCTTATCAGTAAGCTTCAGGCCGCTGGCGAAAGCAATTTGCCTCCACAGGTTTGTGCGGGATGCATTTCAGATCTGAAGCGCACCGTTGCCACCAGCAGTGGTGGTGTGTTGATGCAGCAGGAACGGGCCCGCGAGCAGCACCGCCTGCAGCTTTGGAAAAGCCGTGTGATGCTGATTAAAAAAGCGCGCATGTGCATGGGTCAGAAGCTTTATTCTGAAGCCGCCATTTCCTACGAAAAATATTTGAAAATTCTGGACATCGTTTTTGACATCAAAAAAGGCGAAAAGCTGAAGCCGGAAGCTTTCAAGGAAAGCGCGCGCACGACCGAATTGACCGTGGTGGCGTCGGTGTACTGGGACTTGCTGCGTATCTATGACACGCATGAAAAGTATCAGGATCGCATGATGAATGCTGCGAAACAGCTTTCCATGTTCATCCAGTTCACGCCGATTTATCCGGACATCATCCGCAAAGCTGAGTCGTTCCAGAAAACCGCCAAGAACCCACAGATCGTAAAACAGTTCCTGAAGATGTCCGACAAGGAACGCCCTCGTTGCTTTATCGCAACCTCGGCTTTTGAAAACCCTGCCGCCTTTGAGGTCATGCAGCTTCGCGCCTTCCGCGACACACAACTGCGAACCCACAACTGGGGCAGAAAGTTCATCGCTGTCTACTACAAGTACTCCCCTCGCATTGCTTGCTTACTCGATAAGCACTCCTGGCTGAAACCCTCAGTCAGAGCCGCTCTCCGCGTTTTGATTAAATGCGTTAGCAGATAA
- the galU gene encoding UTP--glucose-1-phosphate uridylyltransferase GalU — protein MPRVKKAIIPAAGLGTRFLPATKTVPKEMLTIVDAPIILYVVEEAVKAGIEDIILIAGRGKHAIEDFFDTSYELEDKLAKDGKEKLLERVTRIRDSANIISIRQKQAMGLGHAVLCGLPIVGKEPFAVLLGDEITMGFHGEPNVTSQLVSSFEETGTSTISVMKVEDKDVSKYGIAEIEEKSTGFFKVTSLVEKPKASETNSRWALPGRYVFDNAIMDILQNAKPTLNGEIQLTDSMKVLCAQHGLNAMTFTAQRFDAGDKLGYLQANIELALQSPELNQELKSYILSLAEKLK, from the coding sequence ATGCCAAGAGTTAAAAAAGCCATTATCCCCGCTGCCGGCCTCGGAACCCGTTTCCTGCCTGCCACCAAGACTGTCCCGAAAGAAATGCTGACCATCGTGGACGCTCCGATCATTCTGTATGTGGTGGAAGAAGCCGTGAAAGCCGGGATTGAGGACATCATCCTGATTGCCGGGCGTGGCAAACATGCTATCGAGGATTTCTTCGATACATCCTACGAACTGGAAGACAAACTGGCAAAGGACGGCAAAGAGAAGCTGCTTGAGCGTGTGACCCGCATCCGCGATTCCGCCAACATCATCAGCATCCGCCAAAAGCAAGCCATGGGCCTGGGGCACGCCGTGCTTTGCGGTCTTCCGATTGTCGGTAAAGAACCCTTTGCGGTTCTTCTGGGGGATGAAATCACCATGGGCTTCCACGGTGAACCGAATGTGACTTCCCAATTGGTCAGCTCTTTTGAAGAAACCGGAACCTCCACCATTTCGGTCATGAAGGTTGAAGACAAAGACGTTTCCAAGTACGGCATTGCCGAGATCGAGGAAAAATCCACGGGCTTCTTCAAAGTGACTTCTTTGGTCGAAAAACCCAAAGCCAGTGAAACCAACAGCCGCTGGGCTCTTCCGGGTCGTTATGTTTTCGACAATGCGATCATGGATATTCTGCAAAATGCCAAACCAACCCTGAATGGAGAAATCCAACTGACTGACAGCATGAAGGTGCTTTGTGCCCAGCATGGACTGAACGCGATGACTTTCACCGCGCAGCGCTTTGATGCTGGCGACAAGCTGGGTTACCTGCAGGCCAATATTGAACTGGCTTTGCAAAGTCCGGAACTGAATCAGGAACTGAAATCCTATATTCTAAGCCTGGCTGAAAAACTGAAGTAA
- the pyrH gene encoding UMP kinase — translation MKEPVYKRILLKLSGEALAGKQGTGINTATITQIAQDVAAAYKAGVQIGLVIGGGNIYRGVAASAEGMDRASADYMGMLATCINALALQDALEKQGVPTRVQTAIEMAEIAEPYIRRRAIRHLEKNRLVIFGAGTGNPFFTTDTAASLRAMEINAQVIMKATKVDGIYDKDPAKHADAKKFDKISYIDVLNRGLQVMDSTAISMCMDNKLPIITFDLTVPGNILKAVQGETIGTLVH, via the coding sequence TTGAAAGAGCCTGTTTATAAGCGCATTTTGCTGAAACTTAGTGGTGAAGCCCTGGCTGGAAAGCAAGGGACTGGTATCAACACTGCAACGATCACTCAGATCGCGCAGGACGTGGCAGCGGCTTACAAAGCAGGCGTTCAAATTGGCCTGGTCATCGGTGGTGGCAATATCTATCGTGGTGTTGCCGCCTCTGCTGAGGGCATGGATCGCGCAAGTGCTGACTATATGGGAATGCTTGCGACCTGTATCAATGCCCTGGCACTTCAGGACGCCTTGGAAAAACAAGGCGTTCCTACACGTGTTCAGACTGCCATCGAAATGGCGGAAATCGCTGAACCTTACATCCGTCGCAGAGCGATTCGTCACCTTGAAAAGAATCGTCTGGTGATTTTCGGCGCAGGCACCGGGAATCCTTTCTTCACGACCGACACTGCGGCTTCCCTTCGCGCCATGGAGATCAACGCTCAGGTGATCATGAAGGCAACCAAAGTGGACGGTATCTACGACAAAGACCCTGCTAAACACGCTGACGCGAAGAAATTCGACAAGATCAGCTACATCGACGTGCTCAACCGCGGACTTCAGGTGATGGATTCCACGGCGATCAGCATGTGCATGGACAATAAACTTCCTATTATCACCTTTGACCTCACTGTACCGGGCAACATCCTGAAAGCCGTTCAGGGTGAGACCATCGGAACGCTGGTACATTAA
- a CDS encoding sensor histidine kinase translates to MNQQRGGRNDPEVQRIFLEQSREIHIRVDRGFSILLLIQWVAAIVMGILLTPTTWLGSFSGAVENAFVGLIFGGLFSLPAVYCVYVFPGEKWTRHVVAVSQMCFSILFIHLSGGRIETHFHVFVSLAALAFYKDVGLLGVASFIVITDHILRGCMLPISLYGVAESNQWRWLEHAAWILIEDIILIIGIERIRGELYEMAYSKYQLVQAREEALQLSSIKSTFLSNMSHEIRTPLNSIIGFADILRDTHLDKDQTDYVGTIQRCSDSLLHIINDVLDISKIENGHLQIDRHKFDVKELHTDIFKIFEAKCQEKNLQLKVDIDPSIPAFAMGDSHRLRQILMNLVGNAVKFTDKGRVCISLQRQPGSGHYVWKVADTGRGIRVENMSKLFRSFSQEDVTISRTYGGSGLGLMICKNLVEMMGGDIKVDSKPGEGTTFHFTLPLEEA, encoded by the coding sequence ATGAATCAGCAACGGGGCGGTCGGAACGATCCTGAAGTGCAGCGAATCTTCCTGGAGCAATCCAGGGAAATCCACATTCGCGTCGATCGTGGTTTTTCAATTCTTCTTTTAATTCAATGGGTTGCAGCTATCGTTATGGGTATATTGCTAACCCCTACAACGTGGCTGGGAAGCTTTTCGGGGGCGGTGGAAAACGCCTTTGTGGGCCTGATTTTCGGAGGGCTTTTCAGTCTGCCCGCAGTTTACTGTGTCTATGTCTTCCCTGGGGAAAAGTGGACCCGCCATGTGGTGGCGGTCTCACAGATGTGCTTTTCGATTCTGTTCATCCATTTGTCGGGGGGCCGGATTGAGACCCACTTCCATGTCTTTGTTTCACTGGCGGCGCTGGCCTTCTATAAGGATGTCGGGCTTTTGGGGGTGGCGTCCTTTATTGTGATCACGGATCACATCCTGCGCGGGTGCATGCTGCCGATCTCGCTGTACGGGGTGGCTGAAAGCAATCAGTGGCGGTGGCTGGAGCATGCGGCCTGGATCTTGATTGAAGACATCATCTTAATCATCGGGATCGAACGCATTCGCGGTGAGCTTTATGAGATGGCCTATTCCAAATATCAACTGGTGCAGGCCCGCGAAGAGGCTTTGCAGTTATCCTCAATCAAATCCACATTCTTAAGCAATATGAGCCATGAAATCCGCACACCCCTAAACAGTATCATCGGTTTTGCGGATATTCTGCGCGACACTCATCTGGACAAGGATCAGACTGACTATGTCGGTACGATCCAGCGCTGTTCGGATTCGCTTTTACACATCATCAATGACGTTCTGGATATTTCAAAAATTGAAAACGGACATCTGCAAATTGACCGGCACAAATTCGATGTGAAAGAGCTGCACACAGACATCTTTAAGATCTTCGAAGCCAAGTGCCAGGAAAAAAACCTGCAGTTGAAAGTCGACATCGATCCCAGTATTCCGGCCTTTGCGATGGGGGATTCCCACCGCCTGCGCCAGATTCTGATGAATCTTGTGGGGAATGCGGTGAAGTTCACTGACAAGGGCCGTGTTTGCATCAGCCTGCAAAGGCAGCCGGGGTCAGGGCATTATGTTTGGAAGGTCGCGGATACCGGCCGGGGCATTCGTGTGGAAAATATGTCGAAATTATTCCGCAGCTTTTCTCAGGAGGATGTCACGATTTCCCGCACCTATGGCGGTTCGGGGCTGGGTCTGATGATTTGCAAAAATCTTGTCGAGATGATGGGCGGGGATATCAAAGTGGACAGCAAGCCGGGTGAGGGAACCACGTTCCACTTCACCCTGCCGTTGGAAGAGGCTTAA
- the priA gene encoding replication restart helicase PriA codes for MSSTQLWKVAADAPLPEALTYSSDLPLQRGQLVTVPLGRGGRKVHGLILGPTQEVPEFEVKTVDSIVEEYAPLPEPYVKWLEWLAQYYLHPVGQVVQSAFPPLRKSEKQRASKRPPVIPQLEADSALHLTDEQQTCFESIAKFSNFSTHLLFGVTGSGKTEVYLRLLDKVLSEGKRGIVLVPEISLTPQLIQRFARRFGDKIAALHSQLTDRERTNQWWDIVEGRKSILIGARSALFCPIDNLGLIIVDEEHEPSFKQDEKLKYNGRDAAVMLGKQMNCPVVLGSATPSLETWKNAVEGKYHLHRLSRRVANRALPDIEVIDLRKLKSDDEEKQKAITKYSHLPFWLSPDLYERMHQVLDRGDQAALFLNRRGIAQMVVCPACGHTRECPNCDISLTLHAHSHLICHYCDYHENFKTKCPDCKEGQLEAIGLGTELLETDLTRLFPGKKIARADRDEIQSRADLEDLIANMESGEIDILVGTQMIAKGLDFPKLKLVGLVLADVGFNLPDFRATERSFQLITQMSGRSGRHVKDGESPGLVIIQTFNTEHDSITFAKNHDFEGFATHELEIRSALHYPPMGRLVSFRIQGTKLGQVEETARLLARRAQALKTQFPQYGSIEVLGPAEAPLSKLRGQFRYHLLIKTTQPAAANPFSRQLLGDQDWVPSGVKILIDIDPMSLL; via the coding sequence ATGAGTTCGACGCAACTTTGGAAAGTTGCGGCCGACGCTCCTCTTCCCGAGGCATTGACCTACAGCTCTGATCTGCCTCTGCAAAGAGGCCAGCTTGTCACCGTGCCGTTGGGCCGCGGGGGACGAAAAGTTCACGGCCTGATTTTGGGTCCGACTCAGGAAGTTCCCGAGTTTGAAGTCAAGACTGTGGATAGTATTGTGGAAGAATACGCACCCCTGCCAGAGCCCTATGTAAAGTGGCTGGAATGGCTGGCGCAGTATTATCTGCACCCCGTGGGTCAGGTCGTGCAATCGGCTTTTCCACCTTTACGAAAATCCGAAAAGCAGCGCGCCTCGAAGCGACCACCGGTCATCCCGCAACTGGAAGCGGATTCCGCCCTGCACCTAACAGACGAACAACAAACGTGCTTTGAAAGCATTGCGAAGTTTTCCAATTTTTCCACGCACCTGCTTTTTGGTGTGACGGGCTCTGGTAAAACTGAAGTGTACCTGCGTCTTTTGGACAAGGTGCTTTCCGAAGGCAAACGGGGCATCGTGCTGGTGCCGGAAATTTCTCTGACCCCGCAGTTGATTCAGCGTTTTGCGCGCCGATTCGGCGACAAGATTGCAGCTTTACATTCCCAACTGACCGATCGCGAACGCACCAATCAGTGGTGGGACATCGTCGAGGGACGAAAATCCATTCTGATCGGCGCACGGTCCGCTTTATTCTGCCCGATCGACAACCTGGGCCTGATCATCGTCGACGAAGAGCATGAGCCCAGCTTCAAGCAGGATGAAAAACTGAAATACAACGGCCGCGATGCCGCCGTGATGCTCGGCAAACAAATGAACTGCCCGGTCGTGCTGGGTTCCGCCACACCAAGCCTTGAAACGTGGAAGAACGCGGTGGAAGGCAAGTATCACCTGCACCGCCTTAGCCGTCGTGTGGCCAATCGTGCCTTGCCGGACATTGAAGTCATTGATTTACGAAAATTGAAATCCGATGACGAGGAAAAACAAAAAGCCATCACCAAGTACTCGCATCTGCCGTTCTGGCTCAGCCCCGACCTGTACGAGCGCATGCATCAGGTATTGGATCGCGGTGATCAGGCCGCGTTGTTCCTGAATCGTCGTGGCATTGCCCAGATGGTGGTGTGTCCGGCCTGTGGTCACACGCGGGAATGCCCCAACTGCGACATTTCACTGACCCTGCATGCGCACTCGCATTTGATTTGTCATTACTGCGACTATCACGAAAATTTCAAAACCAAATGTCCTGATTGCAAAGAAGGCCAACTGGAAGCCATCGGCCTGGGCACCGAGCTTTTGGAAACAGATCTGACCCGCCTGTTCCCGGGTAAAAAAATTGCCCGTGCGGACCGCGATGAAATTCAAAGCCGTGCAGATCTGGAAGATCTGATTGCCAACATGGAATCCGGTGAGATCGACATTCTGGTCGGCACCCAAATGATCGCCAAAGGTTTGGATTTCCCGAAGCTGAAACTGGTGGGATTGGTACTGGCGGATGTGGGCTTCAACCTTCCTGATTTCCGCGCCACCGAAAGAAGTTTTCAACTGATCACACAGATGAGCGGCCGCAGTGGTCGACACGTCAAAGACGGAGAAAGCCCCGGGCTTGTGATCATTCAGACGTTCAACACCGAACACGACAGCATCACGTTTGCAAAGAACCATGACTTTGAAGGCTTTGCCACGCATGAACTGGAAATCCGCTCGGCCCTTCATTACCCCCCGATGGGTCGCTTGGTCAGCTTCCGCATTCAAGGGACCAAACTGGGACAGGTTGAGGAAACCGCGAGACTATTGGCCAGAAGAGCTCAGGCTTTAAAAACTCAGTTCCCGCAATATGGCTCGATTGAAGTCTTGGGCCCGGCAGAGGCTCCGCTGTCGAAACTGCGAGGCCAATTCCGATATCATCTTCTAATAAAAACTACGCAGCCCGCAGCCGCGAATCCCTTTTCAAGACAACTCTTGGGTGACCAGGATTGGGTTCCTTCAGGGGTCAAAATATTAATCGATATCGATCCAATGAGTTTGCTTTAG